In a single window of the Gossypium hirsutum isolate 1008001.06 chromosome D02, Gossypium_hirsutum_v2.1, whole genome shotgun sequence genome:
- the LOC107909817 gene encoding uncharacterized protein, whose protein sequence is MPPSYFPLRWESTGDQWWYASPIDWAAANGLYDLVIELLHLDANLLIKLTSLRRIRRLETVWDDEAHFDDVAKCRSFVAKRLLQECETKKGNNSLIRAGYGGWLLYTAASAGDMGFVKQLLERDPFLVFGEGEYGVTDIFYAAARSKNSELFRMLLDFAVSSRGCLGGGEGELSETRSVFKWEMMNRAVHAAARGGSLEILREILGDCTDVLGYRDVQGSTLLHTASGRGQVEVVKNLVASFEIITSTDNQGNTALHVAAYRGYLKVVGFLIQVSPSLASVKNDYGNTFLHVAVAGFRTPGFRRIDRQIELMKQLVCGEVVDIRDIINVRNLDGRTALHLAVTENVQSSLVELLMSVPSIDLNVCDVDGLTPLDLLKRRPKSASSEILIKELIAAGGISNCQDNVARSALVSHLKEHGVGASRGTSFRVPDAEIFLYTGLENTYDAGCDKESVEYSSCLSELSDLNLSTSFDTKKSSSVNHTARRLKNFLHWPRKKERKATSTELVDTDDPVEVTSAYRNWPDIHIPLREKYTKSVSLPNNKRTLALHNDLPSRSSRKKFTAGLTHGVIQAAPHLVAPFKSPPSPFSVSSTTSPISMDEQKSVLDARCFYSNSSFNGKTTTRMNPKQSSVDKKLMNHYFCFGAQGLAVEDNRSHTRLDRSIKSARSLVA, encoded by the exons ATGCCCCCGTCTTACTTCCCCCTGCGTTGGGAGAGCACTGGGGACCAATGGTGGTACGCATCACCTATCGATTGGGCAGCAGCCAATGGCCTTTACGACCTGGTCATTGAGCTCCTCCATCTCGACGCCAATCTCCTCATAAAGCTCACTTCTCTCCGCAGAATCCGCCGCCTGGAGACCGTGTGGGACGATGAAGCTCACTTCGATGATGTTGCTAAATGCCGCTCTTTTGTCGCCAAAAGGCTTCTTCAAGAATGCGAGACCAAGAAAGGCAACAATAGCTTGATAAGAGCCGGGTATGGTGGCTGGCTTTTGTACACCGCTGCCTCGGCTGGTGACATGGGTTTCGTCAAGCAACTGTTGGAGAGAGACCCTTTCCTTGTCTTCGGAGAAGGAGAATATGGGGTGACTGATATATTTTATGCAGCGGCGAGGAGCAAAAACTCTGAGCTTTTCAGGATGCTGCTTGATTTCGCGGTGTCGTCCAGGGGTTGCCTTGGCGGTGGTGAAGGTGAACTGAGTGAAACTCGGTCGGTTTTTAAGTGGGAAATGATGAACAGAGCGGTTCATGCGGCGGCAAGAGGTGGGAGCTTGGAGATTTTAAGGGAGATTCTTGGGGATTGCACTGATGTTTTGGGTTATAGAGATGTGCAGGGATCTACTCTCTTGCATACTGCCTCTGGGAGAGGCCAAGTAGAG GTAGTGAAGAATCTCGTTGCATCGTTTGAGATCATAACCTCTACAGACAATCAAGGAAACACGGCACTTCATGTGGCGGCTTATCGCGGTTATTTAAAGGTTGTTGGGTTCCTTATTCAAGTGTCTCCGAGTTTGGCCTCTGTGAAGAATGATTACGGGAATACTTTTCTTCATGTGGCTGTGGCTGGTTTTAGAACCCCAGGGTTCCGAAGAATAGATCGGCAGATCGAGCTGATGAAGCAATTAGTATGCGGTGAGGTTGTCGACATTCGAGATATCATCAATGTGAGAAACTTGGATGGAAGAACTGCTTTGCATTTGGCCGTAACTGAGAATGTTCAGTCTAGTCTGGTGGAACTACTCATGTCCGTGCCATCTATTGACCTGAATGTTTGTGATGTTGATGGCTTGACCCCGTTAGATCTCCTCAAGAGAAGGCCTAAATCTGCATCTTCGGAAATTTTAATCAAAGAACTAATTGCAGCTGGAGGAATCTCTAATTGTCAAGACAATGTAGCAAGGAGTGCTCTTGTTTCTCATCTGAAGGAGCACGGTGTAGGTGCTAGTCGTGGAACATCATTCAGAGTCCCTGATGCAGAGATATTTTTGTACACCGGTTTGGAGAATACATACGATGCAGGTTGTGATAAAGAAAGCGTGGAATATAGCTCGTGCCTGAGTGAACTAAGCGACTTGAACTTGAGTACTTCGTTTGATACTAAGAAGTCGAGCTCCGTAAATCATACTGCGAGACGACTGAAGAATTTTCTCCATTGGCCTaggaagaaggaaagaaaagctACTAGCACGGAATTGGTAGACACTGATGATCCTGTGGAGGTTACGAGTGCTTATCGAAACTGGCCAGACATTCATATTCCGCTTCGTGAAAAGTACACTAAATCTGTATCTCTTCCAAATAACAAAAGGACCCTTGCTCTCCACAATGATCTTCCAAGCCGATCCAGCAGGAAGAAATTTACTGCTGGGCTAACTCATGGTGTGATCCAGGCAGCGCCACATTTAGTTGCTCCTTTTAAGTCACCTCCAAGCCCTTTTTCAGTATCTTCTACAACCTCGCCTATATCAATGGATGAACAAAAGAGTGTCCTAGATGCTCGATGCTTTTACTCGAATTCATCATTTAATGGTAAAACAACAACACGAATGAATCCGAAGCAAAGTTCAGTTGATAAGAAGTTGATGAACCATTATTTCTGTTTTGGAGCACAAGGCCTAGCTGTCGAAGATAATAGAAGCCATACACGGCTGGATCGCAGCATCAAGAGTGCCCGTTCTTTAGTTGCTTGA
- the LOC107908274 gene encoding lysine histidine transporter 2, whose translation MVYEGSESERERAINEWLPVTSNRNAKWWYSAFHNVTAMVGAGVLSLPYAMSQLGWGPGVTIMLLSWVVTLYTIWQMVEMHEMIPGKRFDRYHELGQYAFGEKLGLWIIIPQQLTVDVSSDIVYMVTGGQSLKKFHDLVCPNCKEIRQTYFIMIFGSVHFVLSHLPNFNSISGVSLAAAVMSLSYSTIAWAASIGKGVQPNVDYSYKSTSNPGKVFDFLAGLGEIAFAYAGHNVVLEIQATMPSTPEKPSKGPMWKGVIVAYLIVAICYLPVAFIGYWAFGNSVNDNILLTLENPTGLIATANIFVVIHVIGSYQIFAMPVFDMMESYMVKELRFRPCLRLRLISRTLYVAFTMVIAICFPFFGGLLSFFGGFAFAPTSYYLPCIIWLIICKPKRFSLTWFINWICIVLGVLLMVLSPIGGLRSIIVSAKDYEFFS comes from the exons atggtgTATGAAGGATCAGAAAGCGAACGTGAGAGGGCCATCAATGAATGGCTCCCCGTCACTTCTAATAGGAATGCTAAATGGTGGTATTCAGCTTTTCACAATGTCACCGCAATGGTTGGAGCTGGTGTTCTTAGCCTTCCTTATGCCATGTCACAGCTTGGATG GGGTCCTGGGGTTACTATAATGCTTTTATCATGGGTTGTAACATTATACACCATTTGGCAAATGGTGGAAATGCATGAGATGATACCCGGTAAGCGTTTCGATAGGTACCATGAGTTAGGCCAGTATGCATTCGGTGAAAAGCTCGGGCTATGGATCATCATACCTCAGCAATTAACCGTAGACGTTAGTTCCGACATTGTCTACATGGTGACGGGAGGCCaatcgttgaagaagttccatGATCTGGTCTGTCCTAACTGCAAGGAAATAAGACAAACATATTTCATCATGATTTTCGGTTCGGTTCACTTCGTCCTTTCCCATCTCCCAAACTTCAACTCCATATCTGGTGTCTCACTGGCCGCTGCAGTCATGTCACTGAG CTATTCTACCATTGCTTGGGCAGCTTCGATTGGAAAGGGTGTTCAACCGAATGTCGactactcatacaagtccacatccAACCCTGGTAAAGTATTCGACTTCCTTGCCGGATTGGGTGAAATAGCCTTTGCGTACGCCGGTCATAATGTGGTATTGGAAATCCAAGCAACAATGCCATCAACTCCTGAAAAACCTTCAAAAGGTCCAATGTGGAAAGGTGTGATTGTTGCATATCTAATAGTGGCAATTTGCTACTTACCGGTTGCTTTTATTGGTTACTGGGCATTTGGAAACAGTGTTAATGACAACATCCTCTTAACATTAGAGAACCCCACTGGGCTCATTGCTACAGCTAACATCTTCGTCGTCATCCATGTCATTGGCAGCTATCAG ATATTTGCAATGCCAGTGTTTGACATGATGGAGAGTTATATGGTAAAGGAATTGCGTTTCAGACCTTGTTTAAGGCTTCGTTTAATTAGTCGCACTCTATATGTGG CATTCACAATGGTTATTGCCATTTGCTTCCCATTCTTTGGAGGTCTTCTCAGTTTCTTTGGAGGGTTTGCATTCGCTCCTACATCATATTAT CTTCCATGCATCATTTGGCTTATAATCTGCAAACCCAAAAGATTCAGCTTAACTTGGTTCATAAACTGG ATATGCATTGTACTGGGTGTATTACTGATGGTTCTATCACCCATTGGAGGACTTAGATCAATTATTGTGTCAGCAAAGGACTACGAATTCTTCTCGTGA